A genome region from Pan paniscus chromosome 17, NHGRI_mPanPan1-v2.0_pri, whole genome shotgun sequence includes the following:
- the KATNAL2 gene encoding katanin p60 ATPase-containing subunit A-like 2 isoform X5 → MELSYQTLKFTHQAREACEMRTEARRKNLLILISHYLTQEGYIDTANALEQETKLGLRRFEVCDNIDLETILMEYESYYFVKFQKYPKIVKKSSDTAENNLPQRSGGKTRRMMNDSCQNLPKINQQRPRSKTTARKTGDTKSLNKEHPNQEVVDNTHLESANFGLHISRIRKDSGEENAHPRRGQIIDFQGLLTDAIKGATSELALNTFDHNPDPSERLLKPLSAFIGMNSEMRELAAMVSRDIYLHNPNIKWNDIIGLDAAKQLVKEAVVYPIRYPQLFTGILSPWKGLLLYGPPGTGKTLLAKAVATECKTTFFNISASTIVSKWRGDSEKLVRVLFELARYHAPSTIFLDELESVMSQRGTASGGEHEGSLRMKTELLVQMDGLARSEDLVFVLAASNLPCFRQSRRQIKGMLFFPFSEGTNVKRGQSTNINNSCSLAGTCDLMPLTPISCSTFKDEKRNSSVVHANYLGPPQTRSH, encoded by the exons TGCGAGATGAGGACAGAAGCACGACGAAAAAATCTTCTCATTTTGATTTCGCATTATTTAACACAAGAAGG GTATATCGATACAGCAAATGCTTTGGAGCAAGAAACTAAACTGGGGTTACGACGCTTTGAAGTTTGTGACAACATTGATCTTGAAACTATTTTGATGGAATATGAGagttattattttgtaaaatttcagaaatacCCCAAAATTGTCAAAAAGTCATCAGACACAG CAGAAAATAATTTACCGCAAAGAAGTGGAGGGAAGACCAGAAG GATGATGAACGACAGTTGTCAAAATCTTCCCAAGATCAATCAGCAGAGGCCCCGGTCCAAAACCACAGCGAGGAAGACAGGGGACACCAAATCTCTCAATAAGGAGCATCCTAATCAG GAGGTAGTTGATAACACTCACCTGGAAAGTGCCAACTTCGGCCTACATATATCAAGAATCCGTAAAGACAGTGGAGAGGAAAATGCCCACCCACGAAGA GGCCAAATCATTGACTTCCAAGGGCTGCTCACAGATGCCATCAAGGGAGCAACCAGTGAACTTGCCTTGAACACCTTCGACCATAATCCAGACCCCTCA GAACGACTGCTGAAACCTCTGAGTGCATTTATTGGCATGAACAGTGAGATGCGAGAATTGGCAGCCATGGTGAGCCGG GACATTTATCTCCATAATCCAAACATAAAGTGGAATGACATTATTGGACTTGATGCAGCCAAGCAGTTAGTCAAAGAAGCTGTTGTGTATCCTATAAGG TATCCACAGCTATTTACAGGAATTCTTTCCCCCTGGAAAGGACTACTGCTGTACGGCCCTCCAG GTACAGGAAAGACTTTACTGGCCAAAGCTGTGGCCACTGAATGTAAAACAACCTTCTTTAACATTTCTGCATCCACCATTGTCAGCAAATGGAGAGGGGATTCAGAAAAACTCGTTCGG GTGTTATTTGAGcttgcccgctaccacgccccaTCCACGATCTTCCTGGACGAGCTGGAGTCAGTGATGAGTCAGAGAGGCACAGCTTCTGG GGGAGAACATGAAGGAAGCCTGCGGATGAAGACAGAGTTACTGGTGCAGATGGATGGGCTGGCGCGCTCAGAAGATCTCGTGTTTGTCTTAGCAGCTTCTAACCTGCCGTG CTTCAGGCAAAGCAGGAGACAGATAAAGGGAATGCTGTTCTTCCCATTCTCAGAGGGGACCAACGTCAAGAGAGGTCAATCCACCAACATCAACAACTCTTGTAGCCTAGCTGGGACTTGTGACCTCATGCCCCTCACACCCATCTCTTGCTCTACattcaaagatgaaaagagaaactCTTCTGTAGTGCATGCTAATTATCTGGGACCCCCCCAAACCAGAAGTCATTGA